One Lacticaseibacillus rhamnosus genomic window carries:
- a CDS encoding SGNH/GDSL hydrolase family protein, with amino-acid sequence MKKIWLGLGVLLLLLAAGCGVSRQAAKSSRSSAPVRSRQASAASTPPRPTRLAQLKAKSKTQLVYAPFGDSLSVGLFADKKATRFTSLFARQLARLTSKTVTEAGIAEVGKTATNLGVPALPQLIAQHPDVITIEFGTNDAVGGATPTALAAYQQALTTIVTTLQKETSAQLILMTTWSPNQGPYVNADLKFDAVVKAVGQTYQVPVVDLATIWQGHDDVTGPAGTVIPDFTANGPRDTFHPNQRGHDQIAAQLIKTLEE; translated from the coding sequence ATGAAAAAGATTTGGTTGGGATTGGGTGTTTTACTATTGTTGCTAGCGGCTGGCTGTGGGGTTTCGCGGCAAGCTGCTAAGTCAAGCCGCTCCTCTGCGCCAGTTCGCAGTCGGCAGGCCAGCGCCGCTTCAACGCCGCCGCGCCCGACCCGACTGGCGCAATTGAAGGCCAAAAGCAAAACACAGTTAGTTTATGCTCCTTTTGGCGACAGTCTTTCAGTTGGCCTTTTTGCCGATAAAAAAGCCACTCGTTTTACATCGCTTTTTGCCCGGCAGCTGGCCCGATTAACCAGCAAAACCGTCACCGAGGCCGGCATTGCGGAAGTGGGAAAAACGGCTACTAACTTGGGCGTCCCCGCTTTACCGCAACTCATTGCTCAGCATCCGGATGTGATCACTATTGAGTTTGGCACCAATGACGCTGTCGGTGGCGCAACCCCAACTGCGCTCGCTGCCTATCAACAAGCACTGACAACCATTGTCACCACGTTGCAAAAAGAAACCTCGGCACAACTGATCCTCATGACAACCTGGTCACCAAATCAAGGGCCCTACGTTAATGCCGACTTGAAATTCGATGCCGTTGTTAAAGCAGTGGGGCAAACCTACCAGGTACCGGTCGTTGACTTGGCAACCATCTGGCAAGGTCATGATGATGTCACCGGACCGGCTGGCACTGTCATTCCGGATTTCACTGCCAATGGCCCCCGGGATACGTTCCACCCTAATCAACGCGGCCATGATCAAATTGCTGCTCAACTCATTAAAACTTTGGAGGAATGA
- a CDS encoding DUF898 family protein, which produces MEMRNGRNSFFDGGLLAYIGWAILGTVITIATFGICYPWALTMLYGWKINHTVIEGHRMHFYGSAVGLFGNWIKWLLLSIITLGIYSFWVFIKLEDWKARNTRFVS; this is translated from the coding sequence ATGGAAATGAGAAATGGACGAAATTCTTTTTTCGATGGCGGCTTATTGGCTTATATTGGCTGGGCCATTCTTGGTACAGTGATCACAATCGCCACGTTTGGCATCTGCTATCCTTGGGCGTTGACCATGTTGTATGGCTGGAAGATCAACCATACCGTGATTGAAGGCCATCGGATGCATTTTTACGGTTCCGCTGTCGGTTTATTTGGCAATTGGATTAAGTGGCTGCTGCTATCGATCATCACGCTTGGCATTTACAGTTTCTGGGTCTTTATCAAGCTAGAAGATTGGAAAGCGCGCAATACCCGATTTGTTAGCTAA